One Rhodoferax ferrireducens T118 DNA segment encodes these proteins:
- a CDS encoding ABC transporter ATP-binding protein: MSKELLRIEDLHAWYGESHILHGVNLTVNEGEVVTLLGRNGAGRTTTMRAIVGLTGSRKGAIKIQGVETIKMAPHKVAHLGVGYCPEERGIFASLTAEENLMLPPTLAPGGMSVDEIYAMFPNLQERASSPGTRLSGGEQQMLAVARILRTGARLLLLDEISEGLAPVIVQKLAEMILTLKAKGYTIVLVEQNFRFAAPLADRFYVMEHGVIVKQFAQNELAQNMGMLQDYLGV; the protein is encoded by the coding sequence ATGAGTAAGGAATTGCTTCGCATTGAAGACCTGCACGCCTGGTACGGCGAGTCACATATTCTGCATGGCGTCAATTTGACCGTGAACGAAGGCGAGGTCGTGACGCTGTTGGGGCGCAACGGCGCCGGGCGCACCACCACCATGCGCGCCATCGTTGGCCTGACCGGCAGCCGCAAGGGCGCGATCAAGATCCAAGGCGTCGAAACCATCAAGATGGCTCCTCACAAGGTGGCCCACTTGGGTGTCGGCTACTGCCCGGAAGAGCGCGGCATTTTTGCCAGCCTGACAGCCGAAGAAAATCTGATGTTGCCGCCCACGCTGGCGCCAGGCGGCATGAGCGTCGACGAAATTTACGCGATGTTTCCCAACCTGCAAGAGCGCGCTTCGAGCCCCGGCACCCGCCTGTCAGGCGGCGAGCAGCAGATGCTGGCAGTGGCGCGCATTTTGCGCACCGGTGCCCGGCTGCTGCTGCTCGATGAGATCTCGGAAGGTCTGGCGCCTGTCATTGTGCAAAAACTGGCCGAGATGATTTTGACGCTCAAAGCCAAGGGTTACACCATCGTGCTGGTGGAACAGAACTTCCGCTTTGCGGCGCCGCTGGCCGATCGTTTTTACGTGATGGAGCACGGTGTCATCGTCAAGCAGTTCGCGCAAAACGAGTTGGCTCAAAACATGGGCATGCTGCAGGACTATCTGGGCGTTTGA